In the genome of Nitrospira japonica, one region contains:
- a CDS encoding M48 family metalloprotease, producing the protein MVDPLLRAVRRFLSPILLAGIVSFGSPVQASDEFLPRSNPKVQQAEQVYRRVVQAIGDARTPPEFKMVRGKSSAFDVAMFAPSQHRVIMEERFYDLAQRLPASNAPHALALILGHELAHFYRNHSWAMEFGRAFAERQTGAAVSHGAAGVGGAQAAAAAPAERRRVEAEADYFGGFYSLLAGYRPLSVAPQVFDAVYKEYRFDEALPAYEHLMRRKEAAREAQLKLQELMPLFDVGVQLTAIKDYVTAARIFERIAADFPGPEMLNNAGAALANESLRWFPESERRFRYPLEFDPDTRLAEEGQRGAEELDEPERLERRTALLERAKSLFERALAAEPSYATAAVNLACVLDLLGEPDLAAQRAEALLATKAREDGTAAQALVIAGIAAVHRDRLEEARKAFTEARALGHASAEDNLAVLAGRDVERGTGSSADAPRPIQPETVGGTNIADVNATEVLAEQDSKTIGRWEADEERPDVRIVTRTRGGVRTTVVMRGSAGKRVAVVFLSAERDALGKTGRGVTAGMPVPQLEAAYGLPAVVLTARKGLYYRYENPYRGSQVGLLVRIDANRSVREWVAYRIEE; encoded by the coding sequence ATGGTCGATCCATTGCTTCGCGCGGTCCGCCGCTTCCTGAGTCCGATCCTGCTCGCCGGGATCGTCTCTTTCGGCTCGCCCGTGCAGGCGTCCGACGAATTTCTCCCCCGCAGCAATCCGAAAGTGCAGCAGGCCGAGCAGGTCTACCGCCGGGTCGTGCAGGCGATCGGGGACGCGAGAACTCCTCCGGAATTCAAAATGGTCCGGGGCAAATCGTCGGCGTTCGACGTCGCGATGTTCGCGCCGTCGCAGCACCGGGTGATCATGGAGGAACGCTTCTATGACCTGGCGCAACGCCTGCCCGCCTCGAACGCACCCCATGCCTTGGCCCTGATTCTCGGGCACGAGCTGGCCCACTTCTATCGGAACCATTCCTGGGCGATGGAGTTCGGCCGCGCCTTCGCCGAACGACAGACCGGCGCCGCCGTTTCGCATGGCGCAGCCGGGGTTGGAGGGGCACAGGCGGCGGCCGCTGCGCCGGCCGAACGCCGGCGCGTCGAAGCGGAGGCGGATTACTTCGGCGGATTCTACAGTCTGCTGGCCGGGTATCGTCCCTTGTCCGTGGCGCCGCAGGTATTCGACGCCGTGTACAAGGAGTACCGGTTCGACGAGGCGCTGCCGGCCTACGAGCATCTGATGCGCCGCAAGGAGGCGGCCAGGGAGGCGCAGCTCAAGCTGCAAGAATTGATGCCGCTGTTCGACGTCGGGGTGCAGTTGACCGCCATCAAGGACTATGTCACGGCCGCGCGCATCTTCGAGCGCATCGCCGCCGACTTTCCCGGGCCCGAGATGTTGAACAACGCGGGAGCGGCGCTGGCCAACGAATCGCTTCGCTGGTTCCCGGAATCCGAGCGCCGCTTCCGCTATCCCTTGGAATTCGATCCGGACACCCGGCTCGCCGAGGAGGGGCAGCGCGGTGCCGAGGAGTTAGACGAACCCGAGCGGCTCGAACGGCGCACGGCGCTGTTGGAGCGGGCGAAGAGCCTGTTCGAGCGGGCCTTGGCCGCTGAACCGAGCTATGCCACGGCGGCCGTCAATCTGGCTTGCGTGCTGGATTTGCTGGGCGAACCGGATCTGGCCGCCCAACGAGCCGAGGCCCTGCTCGCGACGAAGGCGCGCGAGGATGGGACTGCCGCCCAGGCGCTCGTGATCGCCGGCATTGCGGCGGTGCATAGGGATCGCCTCGAAGAGGCCCGCAAGGCTTTCACGGAGGCGCGGGCTCTCGGTCACGCATCGGCCGAAGACAACCTGGCAGTCTTGGCCGGTCGTGACGTCGAGCGCGGAACCGGTTCGTCCGCCGACGCGCCAAGGCCTATCCAACCCGAGACGGTGGGAGGGACGAATATAGCCGACGTCAATGCGACGGAGGTATTGGCGGAACAAGACAGCAAGACGATCGGCCGCTGGGAGGCGGACGAGGAACGACCGGACGTGCGGATCGTGACGCGGACACGAGGCGGGGTACGGACGACCGTGGTGATGCGAGGATCGGCCGGAAAGCGCGTAGCCGTCGTTTTTCTGAGCGCAGAGCGTGATGCGTTGGGGAAGACCGGCCGCGGGGTGACGGCCGGAATGCCGGTTCCGCAACTGGAAGCCGCGTATGGTCTGCCTGCCGTTGTGCTCACGGCACGCAAGGGCTTGTACTATCGATATGAGAATCCGTACCGCGGTTCGCAGGTCGGCCTGCTCGTGCGGATCGATGCGAATCGGTCGGTCCGCGAGTGGGTGGCGTATCGGATCGAAGAGTAG
- a CDS encoding caspase family protein, with translation MRCGFARLTSSLLLLPLLLHCPVPADAQDPPSKRGAGPALKAPTSQVSIQGDYWALIIGINNYQGPPKLKTAVADATGLRDVLVDRYGFKADHVKLLLNEQATRTHIEGAFIRLAREAAPTDSVLVYYAGHGQYSDDNQLAWWVPVDGSMDEPGTWVLDAAIRNYIAAMRAQHVYIIADSCFSGNLFAQNRSVAPTVTDRYYAKLHAKRSRWGLTSGSTEPVADQGKDGHSVFAYHLIKFLKENEEPYLVPSRIADHVIPLVARNAEQMPRSQPLQGANDEGGQFVFQLASAARGFEDQARKAEELTKQQRDKAQEDFKKELDRLAEERRQVELDAKIKLEKERAHLQELERQLDLQRREEAEVKRRLEEEHRQRVEAERRATDALHSGETAEQAARQKAADDLRQAEATAKRKLAEEKQQREALERTLAEQRQREADTRRALEQEQTRRREAERIAKETPAKGAPPEPDVKQKQADRAPFVGGF, from the coding sequence ATGCGCTGTGGTTTCGCTCGGTTGACCAGTTCGCTGCTCCTGTTGCCTCTGCTGCTCCACTGTCCCGTTCCCGCGGATGCTCAAGATCCGCCGTCCAAACGCGGCGCCGGCCCTGCGCTGAAAGCCCCGACGAGCCAGGTTTCGATCCAGGGCGACTATTGGGCGCTCATCATCGGCATCAACAATTATCAGGGTCCGCCCAAACTGAAGACCGCCGTGGCGGATGCGACCGGGCTCCGCGACGTCCTGGTCGATCGCTACGGGTTCAAAGCGGATCACGTCAAACTGCTGCTGAACGAGCAGGCCACGAGAACCCACATCGAAGGTGCGTTCATCCGCCTCGCGCGCGAAGCCGCGCCGACCGACAGTGTCCTCGTCTATTACGCGGGACACGGACAATACAGCGACGACAACCAACTGGCCTGGTGGGTGCCGGTGGACGGCTCGATGGACGAGCCGGGCACCTGGGTGCTCGACGCGGCCATCAGAAACTACATCGCCGCCATGCGGGCCCAGCACGTGTACATCATCGCGGACTCCTGCTTCAGCGGAAACCTCTTCGCCCAGAACCGCTCCGTGGCTCCCACGGTCACCGATCGATATTATGCGAAACTCCATGCCAAACGCTCGCGCTGGGGGCTGACGTCCGGCAGCACGGAACCGGTGGCGGATCAGGGCAAGGACGGCCACAGCGTGTTTGCCTATCACCTCATCAAGTTTCTCAAGGAAAACGAGGAGCCCTACCTGGTCCCGAGCCGCATCGCCGATCACGTCATCCCGCTGGTCGCGCGGAATGCGGAGCAGATGCCCCGCAGCCAGCCCCTGCAGGGAGCCAACGACGAGGGCGGCCAATTCGTGTTTCAGTTGGCCTCCGCCGCGCGCGGGTTCGAAGATCAGGCCCGCAAGGCGGAAGAGCTCACCAAGCAGCAACGGGACAAAGCTCAGGAGGATTTCAAGAAGGAATTGGACCGCCTGGCGGAGGAACGCCGTCAGGTCGAGTTGGACGCCAAGATCAAGCTCGAAAAGGAGCGGGCGCATCTCCAAGAACTGGAGCGCCAGCTGGACCTGCAGCGCCGCGAGGAAGCGGAGGTCAAACGCCGCCTGGAAGAAGAGCATCGCCAACGGGTGGAGGCCGAGCGCCGGGCGACCGACGCGCTGCATTCCGGCGAAACGGCGGAACAGGCCGCCAGACAGAAAGCGGCGGACGACCTGCGTCAAGCCGAGGCCACCGCCAAGCGCAAGCTCGCCGAAGAGAAGCAGCAGCGTGAGGCCTTGGAACGGACGCTGGCCGAACAACGCCAGCGCGAGGCGGACACCAGGCGCGCGCTGGAGCAGGAACAAACCCGGCGCCGCGAAGCCGAGCGCATCGCGAAGGAGACGCCCGCCAAAGGGGCGCCGCCGGAGCCGGACGTCAAACAAAAGCAGGCCGATCGCGCTCCGTTCGTCGGCGGATTCTGA
- a CDS encoding outer membrane beta-barrel protein, with translation MKVRSFGRTAIMWSVLAGCVGLSGPALSLAAEESGHDGGARPGEIVAGFRVGPSFSTTPFLSTVGPNLNFQGLYGLNKYIRVGMTLDWEQHKISDNGQGTFGVSGQFSTVTLLPAYMEYRPGHFGQVYPYVGTGIGVNINNKDVSNTFAWRAAGGIDYYIMKDLALNTEVKYTRNTTDGLDLGSVALLFGLRMSFGGQQ, from the coding sequence ATGAAAGTGCGATCGTTCGGTCGAACCGCGATCATGTGGAGTGTGTTGGCTGGTTGTGTGGGCCTGTCCGGTCCGGCGCTGTCCCTGGCGGCTGAGGAATCAGGTCATGACGGAGGGGCTCGGCCCGGTGAAATCGTCGCCGGCTTCCGCGTCGGCCCCAGCTTCAGCACGACGCCGTTTCTGAGCACCGTCGGCCCGAATCTCAACTTTCAGGGACTATACGGCCTCAACAAGTATATCCGAGTCGGCATGACGCTGGATTGGGAACAGCACAAGATCTCGGATAATGGTCAAGGGACGTTCGGAGTCAGCGGACAATTTTCGACGGTGACGCTGCTGCCCGCGTACATGGAGTACCGTCCCGGACACTTCGGTCAAGTGTATCCCTACGTCGGAACCGGTATTGGTGTGAACATCAACAACAAGGACGTGTCCAACACGTTTGCCTGGCGGGCCGCAGGCGGTATCGACTACTACATCATGAAGGATCTGGCGTTGAACACCGAGGTCAAGTACACGAGGAACACGACGGACGGCCTGGACCTCGGGAGCGTGGCGCTGCTCTTCGGTCTCCGGATGTCATTTGGGGGGCAGCAGTAA
- a CDS encoding molybdopterin-dependent oxidoreductase, with translation MPFSRRTILKAAGWGALAGMTGGCDDIGGIFGRMFAVPPRETTYFTPNGKFYVVNYADSAVSMSREINIEQWKLHVKGQVKTPLSLGWRDILNRDSYNQISTLMCIDTLPGGDSMGNATWRGISLKKLLQEAGADDETARDVIFRGIDGYDDSIPFKRAMQDDAMLAFLMNGEKLPKEHGFPIRLIVPGLYGIKNVKWIVEIEVYPGDHLGYWQRKGWTDDATIKVFSRIDSPGHYQTLRGPEQKFRGIAFGGPNSIGKVEISFDAGRSWNDCQIEPPMSPYSWVIWNYSWKPPKQGKFQTVVRATDTKGRLQIAEIVRPQPDGASGLHTIVAEVGTIENKSG, from the coding sequence ATGCCGTTTTCACGTCGAACCATACTCAAGGCCGCGGGATGGGGCGCCCTTGCCGGCATGACCGGCGGCTGCGACGACATCGGCGGCATTTTCGGCCGCATGTTCGCAGTCCCGCCGCGCGAGACCACCTATTTCACTCCCAACGGCAAATTTTACGTCGTCAATTACGCAGATTCCGCGGTCTCGATGTCGCGTGAGATCAACATCGAACAGTGGAAGCTGCACGTCAAGGGCCAGGTCAAGACGCCGCTCTCGCTCGGCTGGCGCGACATCCTGAATCGGGATTCCTACAATCAGATCTCCACCCTGATGTGCATCGACACGCTGCCCGGCGGAGATAGCATGGGGAACGCGACGTGGCGAGGGATCTCGCTCAAAAAACTGCTGCAGGAGGCCGGCGCCGACGACGAAACCGCGCGCGACGTCATCTTTCGAGGCATCGACGGTTACGACGACAGTATTCCCTTCAAGCGGGCCATGCAGGACGACGCCATGCTCGCCTTTCTGATGAACGGGGAGAAACTCCCGAAGGAGCACGGCTTCCCGATCCGGCTGATTGTTCCCGGCCTGTACGGGATCAAGAACGTCAAGTGGATCGTCGAGATCGAAGTCTATCCGGGAGACCATCTCGGGTACTGGCAGCGGAAAGGCTGGACCGACGACGCAACGATCAAGGTCTTCTCGCGCATCGATTCGCCCGGTCACTACCAAACGTTGCGGGGACCGGAACAGAAGTTTCGCGGCATCGCCTTCGGAGGACCGAACTCCATCGGCAAAGTCGAGATCAGTTTCGACGCCGGACGGAGCTGGAACGACTGTCAGATCGAACCGCCGATGTCTCCTTATTCCTGGGTGATCTGGAACTACAGTTGGAAGCCGCCCAAACAAGGCAAATTCCAGACGGTCGTCCGCGCAACGGACACGAAGGGACGGCTGCAGATCGCGGAAATCGTACGTCCCCAGCCGGACGGAGCCAGCGGCCTTCACACCATCGTCGCGGAAGTGGGCACCATCGAGAACAAATCGGGTTGA
- a CDS encoding QcrA and Rieske domain-containing protein, with amino-acid sequence MSASDLHPSDASGLSTPAGTRRRFFQWVTSAAAGLIGLSLAIPLVGYVISPALKRRAQSWVDVAALDELSVGKPKQVDYVATVQDGYLETKTQKAVWAVKQADGQVTVFSPMCTHLGCGYHWNEGEQKFKCPCHGSVFDLSGRVVGGPAPRPLDALPSKTENGRLLVMYKEFKSGATGQVEL; translated from the coding sequence ATGTCTGCTTCTGATCTACATCCATCCGATGCTTCGGGATTGTCCACTCCCGCCGGTACGCGTCGGCGATTTTTTCAGTGGGTCACCAGCGCGGCAGCCGGTCTCATCGGTCTGAGTCTTGCCATCCCTCTCGTCGGCTATGTGATTTCTCCTGCGTTGAAGCGGCGCGCCCAGTCATGGGTGGATGTGGCCGCCCTCGACGAACTGTCCGTCGGTAAACCCAAACAAGTGGACTACGTGGCGACCGTCCAGGACGGCTACCTGGAGACGAAGACCCAAAAAGCGGTCTGGGCCGTCAAACAGGCGGACGGGCAGGTGACGGTGTTTTCCCCCATGTGTACTCATCTCGGATGCGGGTATCACTGGAATGAAGGCGAACAAAAGTTCAAGTGCCCCTGCCACGGGAGCGTATTCGACCTGTCCGGCCGCGTCGTCGGAGGACCGGCGCCGCGCCCGCTGGACGCGCTGCCTTCCAAGACCGAGAACGGACGGCTGCTCGTCATGTACAAGGAGTTCAAGTCGGGGGCAACGGGACAAGTCGAGCTCTAA
- the nirK gene encoding copper-containing nitrite reductase, with translation MPRYGSQFEVKKLVLPVILSVALGSTSWAAAPSTPPTKPAKGQSGASAGKSNQQADATIRAVLSAAPSVPPPVKRSRPAKVIVELEVSEVTLPLSEGVDYTFWTFGGTVPGKFIRVRQGDVVEFHLMNHPDSRFPHNIDLHAVTGPGGGAASSNTAPGRRTQFSFTASNPGLYVYHCATAPVGEHVANGMYGLILVEPPGGLSPVDREYYVMQSDVYTAGKYHEKGHQPFDMGKAVEEHPTYVVFNGAEGSLLGEKALKAKVGERVRLFVGNGGPNLVSSFHVIGEIFDRVYAEAGTKYSEHIQTTLVPAGGAAIVEFKVEVPGSYKLVDHSILRAFNKGALGELKVEGQENKLVYSGKQAESDYHPTGAVAKAASPPPTKDSHASGEPLYKTYCMGCHQAEGQGIPGTFPPLAKSDYVAGETAQVIELVLNGFSGPLHVNGETYNGTMPPMGHLKDEEIAEILSYVRSSWGNAGASVSAAEVAAVRAKTAH, from the coding sequence ATGCCACGATATGGCTCGCAATTCGAAGTGAAGAAACTTGTACTGCCGGTCATCTTGTCCGTCGCGCTCGGATCCACGAGCTGGGCGGCCGCACCGTCGACGCCGCCGACAAAACCGGCGAAGGGGCAGAGCGGAGCCTCCGCCGGAAAATCAAATCAGCAGGCCGACGCGACGATTCGTGCGGTCCTGTCCGCTGCACCGTCGGTGCCGCCTCCCGTCAAGCGCAGCCGGCCGGCCAAGGTGATCGTCGAGCTCGAAGTCAGCGAAGTCACCCTTCCCCTCTCGGAGGGAGTCGACTACACGTTTTGGACGTTCGGAGGCACAGTTCCGGGAAAATTCATCCGCGTGCGCCAGGGTGACGTGGTCGAGTTTCATCTCATGAATCATCCGGACAGCCGGTTTCCCCACAACATCGATCTCCATGCCGTAACCGGCCCGGGGGGCGGGGCCGCCAGCAGCAACACCGCACCGGGCCGCCGGACGCAGTTTTCGTTTACGGCCTCCAATCCCGGGCTGTACGTCTATCATTGCGCGACGGCTCCCGTCGGCGAACATGTGGCGAACGGTATGTACGGCCTGATCCTGGTCGAACCTCCCGGCGGTCTGTCGCCGGTGGACCGGGAATATTATGTGATGCAAAGCGACGTCTACACGGCCGGGAAATATCACGAAAAGGGGCACCAGCCGTTCGACATGGGGAAGGCCGTCGAAGAGCATCCGACTTACGTCGTCTTTAACGGCGCGGAGGGGTCCTTGCTGGGCGAGAAAGCACTGAAGGCCAAGGTCGGCGAACGCGTGCGGCTCTTCGTCGGGAACGGCGGGCCGAACCTGGTCTCCAGCTTTCACGTCATCGGTGAAATCTTTGATCGCGTCTATGCCGAGGCGGGAACGAAATATTCGGAACACATCCAGACCACCCTGGTGCCGGCGGGAGGCGCCGCCATCGTGGAGTTCAAAGTGGAGGTGCCCGGCTCCTATAAGCTCGTGGACCACTCCATTCTGCGCGCATTCAATAAAGGCGCTCTCGGCGAGTTGAAGGTCGAAGGACAGGAAAACAAGCTCGTGTATTCGGGCAAACAGGCGGAATCGGACTATCATCCGACGGGCGCCGTTGCCAAAGCCGCATCCCCGCCGCCGACGAAGGACAGCCACGCTTCCGGCGAGCCCCTCTATAAGACCTATTGCATGGGCTGCCATCAGGCGGAAGGGCAGGGGATCCCGGGAACGTTTCCTCCGCTCGCGAAATCCGATTATGTGGCAGGCGAGACGGCGCAGGTGATCGAACTCGTCCTCAACGGGTTCAGCGGACCTCTTCACGTGAACGGAGAAACCTACAACGGCACCATGCCTCCTATGGGACATCTGAAGGATGAAGAAATCGCCGAGATCCTCAGTTACGTTCGGAGCTCATGGGGAAATGCGGGAGCTTCCGTATCGGCGGCGGAAGTGGCGGCTGTGCGTGCGAAGACTGCTCACTAA
- a CDS encoding c-type cytochrome — protein MNRRWIAMALFVCVFSALLLARARDAGAAGDAARGKAIYEKHCLVCHGPQGKGDGPTGTLVKPPAADFTSEASKKKSEGQLLETVEKGRLGTAMGPWKGLLPPADLGDVLAYVMTLRK, from the coding sequence ATGAACCGTAGATGGATTGCCATGGCATTATTCGTCTGTGTGTTCTCCGCTCTCCTCTTGGCGCGCGCGCGAGACGCCGGTGCGGCAGGAGATGCGGCCAGGGGCAAAGCGATTTACGAGAAGCACTGCCTGGTCTGTCACGGCCCGCAGGGAAAGGGCGACGGACCGACCGGCACCTTGGTCAAGCCGCCTGCCGCCGACTTTACGTCCGAAGCCAGCAAGAAAAAGAGCGAGGGCCAATTGCTGGAAACGGTGGAAAAAGGCCGGTTGGGCACCGCGATGGGCCCCTGGAAGGGCCTGCTCCCTCCGGCCGACTTGGGAGACGTGCTGGCCTACGTGATGACGTTGAGAAAGTAA
- a CDS encoding cytochrome b N-terminal domain-containing protein encodes MASRIYAWLDSRLNLKAVEHSLLDEPIPGGASWIYVFGSATLFLFVLQAVTGMFLAIYYAPTPDHAYDSVQFIENQVTFGWFVRGLHHWGASGMVIAVGLHMLQVFLYGAFKPPRELMWMVGVVLLLLVLGFAFTGYLLPWDQTAYWATQVGINMVGTVPLVGDFLVKVMRGGETLGALTLSRFFAVHVLFLPAVIVTGIMLHLFILRRVGPAGPWDEKKAAAGSETFHPRQVYMDAVVMVGVFALLVLLACLVPFPLADKANPADTSFVPVPEWYFLFYYELLKYVHGPLEPVATWILPGLFIAALLLWPFLDWQKTVRAPASRPVGMALGAIFLLVVFSLLGVSLKSLYGVKRADPGVAHGQALFASLGCTGCHRIHGTGGAIGPDLSYVGDERPDREWHMKHFRDPQSVSPGSIMPKFPLSEQELRDLTSYMVSLKKTG; translated from the coding sequence ATGGCCTCCCGCATCTATGCCTGGCTCGATAGCCGCCTGAACTTGAAGGCGGTCGAGCATTCGCTCCTGGACGAACCGATTCCGGGAGGCGCCAGCTGGATTTACGTGTTCGGTTCGGCCACGCTCTTTCTCTTCGTCCTCCAAGCGGTCACCGGGATGTTTCTGGCAATCTACTATGCCCCGACCCCGGACCATGCCTACGACAGCGTGCAGTTCATCGAAAATCAGGTGACGTTCGGCTGGTTCGTCCGCGGCCTGCACCATTGGGGCGCGTCCGGCATGGTGATCGCCGTCGGACTCCACATGCTCCAGGTGTTTCTCTATGGAGCGTTCAAGCCTCCGCGAGAACTGATGTGGATGGTCGGCGTGGTGCTCTTGCTGCTCGTGCTGGGGTTCGCCTTCACCGGGTATCTTCTTCCTTGGGATCAGACGGCCTATTGGGCGACGCAAGTGGGCATCAACATGGTCGGCACGGTTCCATTGGTCGGCGACTTCCTCGTAAAGGTGATGCGCGGCGGAGAGACACTCGGGGCGCTGACGCTTTCCCGATTCTTTGCCGTTCACGTATTATTTCTTCCGGCCGTCATCGTGACCGGTATTATGCTGCATCTGTTCATCCTGCGGCGGGTCGGCCCAGCCGGTCCGTGGGATGAGAAGAAAGCGGCGGCGGGCAGCGAGACGTTCCATCCCCGACAAGTCTACATGGACGCGGTCGTGATGGTGGGCGTGTTCGCGTTGTTGGTTCTGCTGGCCTGCCTGGTTCCCTTTCCCTTGGCCGACAAGGCCAATCCGGCCGACACGAGCTTCGTCCCGGTGCCCGAATGGTATTTCCTGTTTTATTACGAATTGCTGAAGTACGTGCATGGACCGCTGGAGCCCGTGGCCACGTGGATATTGCCGGGACTCTTCATCGCGGCCTTGCTGCTCTGGCCGTTTCTGGATTGGCAAAAGACCGTGCGGGCTCCCGCCTCGCGGCCGGTCGGCATGGCGCTTGGCGCGATATTTTTGCTCGTGGTCTTTTCGCTCCTCGGCGTGTCGTTGAAGAGTCTGTACGGAGTCAAGCGGGCGGATCCGGGCGTCGCGCATGGTCAGGCGCTGTTCGCCAGCCTCGGCTGTACCGGCTGTCACCGGATTCACGGTACGGGGGGAGCGATCGGCCCGGATCTTTCGTACGTCGGCGACGAACGTCCCGACAGAGAATGGCACATGAAGCATTTCCGCGATCCCCAATCCGTGTCGCCCGGATCGATCATGCCGAAGTTCCCGCTGTCCGAGCAGGAACTTCGCGATCTCACCAGTTATATGGTGAGTCTCAAGAAAACCGGATAG
- a CDS encoding cysteine rich repeat-containing protein — MYRDWTTESFEGNGDGQSVTDADGKESMLERLRSETIACRVLAGCVLWAMLVVAPHGADADNQPSHEAKPAGAPEQTPTQAAGGHENLNRLKAACGEDAKRHCKGVMPGGGRILKCLHEHDSELTAECRHAMEPSPSKP, encoded by the coding sequence ATGTATCGTGACTGGACGACGGAGTCCTTCGAGGGAAATGGCGATGGTCAGTCGGTCACGGATGCAGATGGAAAGGAGTCGATGTTGGAACGATTGAGATCGGAAACGATCGCGTGCCGCGTGCTTGCAGGGTGCGTCTTATGGGCGATGCTCGTTGTGGCGCCTCATGGAGCCGACGCGGACAACCAGCCTTCGCATGAGGCAAAACCGGCCGGCGCCCCCGAGCAAACGCCGACACAGGCGGCCGGTGGTCACGAGAATCTCAACCGGCTGAAGGCCGCCTGTGGCGAGGACGCCAAACGGCACTGTAAAGGCGTCATGCCGGGAGGCGGACGCATTCTCAAGTGCTTGCACGAACACGACTCGGAACTGACGGCCGAATGCCGTCACGCGATGGAACCGAGTCCCTCCAAGCCGTAA
- a CDS encoding DUF3313 domain-containing protein, with protein MHRFSSILFILVVTLLAACSPTKQARSVDTSGFLGPIYPLMHKGEDGEALLLYKNPKVATIPRGTYKKMLLDHVQVWGPPTTDPDRQARAQKIADLLYTLAYDSMSQDYEMASEPGPGVLHAQVAITRADPAYVVLRAVSTIPAPMNAFAVASMLKNIGTGKPLFVGDASLELKLSDSQTGEVLAASADRRVGNKRLDADSFDSWDDVHKALAYWVEKARYRLCQERHAQNCVPPKG; from the coding sequence ATGCATAGATTCTCTTCGATCCTGTTCATCCTGGTTGTGACGCTGTTGGCCGCCTGCTCACCGACGAAGCAAGCGCGCTCCGTCGACACGTCCGGATTTCTCGGGCCGATCTATCCATTGATGCACAAGGGCGAAGACGGAGAAGCGCTGTTGCTCTACAAGAATCCCAAGGTCGCGACGATACCGCGCGGCACGTACAAGAAAATGCTGCTGGATCATGTACAGGTCTGGGGCCCGCCGACGACGGATCCGGATCGCCAAGCCCGCGCGCAGAAGATTGCCGATCTCCTCTACACCCTGGCCTACGACAGCATGTCTCAGGACTATGAAATGGCGTCGGAGCCGGGACCGGGCGTCCTGCACGCCCAGGTCGCAATCACGAGGGCCGATCCGGCCTACGTCGTCCTCCGGGCGGTCTCGACGATTCCCGCCCCGATGAACGCCTTTGCGGTGGCGTCGATGCTGAAGAATATCGGAACCGGCAAGCCGCTGTTCGTCGGCGACGCGAGCCTCGAACTGAAGCTATCGGATTCTCAGACGGGTGAAGTGCTGGCTGCGTCGGCCGATCGGCGCGTCGGCAACAAACGGCTCGACGCGGACTCCTTCGACTCCTGGGACGACGTTCACAAAGCCCTCGCGTATTGGGTGGAGAAGGCCAGATACCGTCTCTGCCAGGAACGGCATGCGCAGAATTGCGTGCCGCCCAAAGGCTGA